The genomic region GGCCCAGGCCACCCTCGCCGTGGGTCAGACCAGGGGACGACCGGTGCGCACGCGCCAGTCGATATCGTGGAGCAGGTAGTTGAAGGGGAATTGCCGGATGAAGCGCGGCAACATGTTGTTCACCCGTCCGAGCGCGGCCATCACCTGGTTGAACCGACGCTGTCTATCCTCGTCCCACGGCAGGCCCATCTCTTCGCGGAACCGTGGCGGCAGGAAACCGGTGGTGATGAACAGGTTGATCGCGTCGGTCCACTTCTGCAGCCAGGCCGGCGCCTTCACGTCACCGATGCGGCCGGCGGCGATGGGCCAGAGGTACTCCCGTACCGCCTCGTCGATGTGGACCTTCTCGAGTGACTGCTGCCAGTACTCGTCGAAAGCCTTGCGGTCGGCGGGCCACATCTCGGGCGGGACCTGCAGGGTGGTGCCCAGTGCCATGCCGTCCCTGTAGTGCCGGTCGGCGGTGGCGTCGTCCATCTCACCGACGAAGATCCGATAGACGTCGACGAAGCCCTTGTACAGGCAGGCGGCCACCCAAAGCTGCAGGTCCTTGTCGAACGCGTTGTAGGACACCGGGTCCCCGGGTTTGGAGTAGACCTCGGCATGTGACCTGTTGACCGCGCGGCGGTAGGTCGCCTTCTGCTCCTCGGTGCCGGCCAAGGCGACGGCGAGGTAGGTGAAGGTGGTCCTTGCCCGCTTGATGGGATGACGATCCGCGCGCCCGCTTTCGACGCGGCTGTCCTTGACGCCGTAGCCGACGCCCGGCCGGGCGAGTTCCATGATCACGTTCGCCGCGCCGGAGAGCAGCCCGATGCCCAGCATGGCGTCGTTGGATGAGGCCATCCGGCGCGGTGGCCGCCGCCCACCGTCCAGGGCGGGGTCGTTCAGCGGACGTGCGACATGGTCGATCGGCTCGGAGACCGTCATTGGCCACCCCTAACGAAATCAGGAAACGCTTGTTTCCTGATCTTGCCGCGGCCTCCGGACAGGTGTCAAGATGGCGTCATGGCACAGGTCCGGCCGTATCGCGGCGTCGACGCCGCCGAACGCCGGGCAGAACGCAGGCGCCGACTGCTCGACGCGGGGCTCGACCTGCTCGGCGCCGGCGACCGGGACCCGGCCGAACTGACCGTGCGGGCGATCTGCGCTCGCGCCGGACTCGGCGTTCGCTACTTCTACGAGAGCTTCACCGAAAAAGACGACTTCGTCGCGGCGGTATTCGACAGCGTGGTGGCCGAGATCGCCGCGACCACGCAAGCCGCCGTCGCCTCCGCCCCGGCCGACGAACAGGCCCGCGCCGGCATGGCCAATGTCGTGCGCGCCATCGCCGTCGATGCCCGGGTCGGCCGCCTCCTGTTCAGCGTCGAGCTGTCCAACACGGTGATCGTCCGCAAACGCGCGGAGTCCACGGCGTTGTTCGCCGCCCTGCTGCTGCAGCATGCGGGCTCGCTCGGCGCTCAGGACAACGCCCTGACCAAGGCGACGGCGCATTTCGCCGTGGGCGGCGTCGGCCAGACCATCAGCGCCTGGTTGTCGGGCGACCTCACCCTGGACGACGAACAAGTCATCGACCTGCTCGCCGCGAAGCTCGACGTGCTCGCGACCCCGCCGACCCCCGGCGGTTAGGCCGTCACCCGTGGGCGGCGGTCGGCCGCGGTCTTGGGCGCCGTCTGCGTGTCGGCCTCGGTGAACTCCTTCGTCCAGCACGCGAACTCGAGAGTGATGCCGTCGGGGTCGTGGAAGTAGAACGAGCGCACGTACACGCCGGGGTGCACCGAAGGCGACACCTGCGCCGGGCTCTCGTCGTGGTTGAGCACAGGACCGACGCGCACGCCCTTGCCCTTGAGCCGCTGCCGGTACTCGTCGAACTTCTCCGCGGGCACGTGGAACGCCAGGTGGTTCATGGTGCTGACGGCGCTCACGATGTCGCCGATGCCGGGGATGGCCTCCGGCGAGGAGACCCCCGGGACCCGGTCCGGCGCGTCGGCGAACCAGAAGAACGCCACACAGTCGCCGTTGCCCGCGTCGAAGAAGAAGTGCTGACCCATGCCGCCGGGCAGGTCGAGCGACTTGATCAGCGGCATGCCGAGGATGTTGCTGTAGAAGTCGACGGTCTTGGCCATGTCCGAGCAGACCAGTGCGACGTGGTTGATACCGCCGAGCTCGAATTCGGGGTTCGGGTTGTCGGGTCGGATCATTCGACGCCTCCTCGCGCGAAACTCTGGCCAAGGCCGCAAACTGAATCTAACATCAGGTTCAGTTACGATCAATGGTCGAGGAGAGGCCCGTGACCCTGAGCCCTCGTGCCCCGCTGCCGACCGTTCGGGGCAGGCAGACCCAAGCCGCCATCGACGCCGCCGCGCGGGCGGTGATAGCTCGCAAAGGCATTTTGGCGACGACGATCTCGGATATCGCCGCCGAGGCGGGCCGGTCGACGGCCTCGTTCTACAACTATTACGACTCCAAAGAGGCGATGGTGCGCGAGTGGGCCGTGCGGTTCCGCGACGAGGCCCGCGAACGCGCCCGCGCCGCCGCTGAGCCCGGCCTGTCGGACTGGGAACGGTCCTACCAGGCCGCGGCCGCGCACTGGCACACCTACCGCAACCGACTCGCCGAGATCATCAGCGTGTCCCAGCTGGCGATGGTCAACGACGACTTCGCCGACTACTGGAACGACATCTGCGCATTGCCGATCTCGATGATCACCAGAACGGTCGAACAAGCTCAGCGACAAGGGTTCTGCGACGGTGACGATCCGCACTTGATCGCGGTGGCCCTCGTCGCGATGCTGAACCAGTTCTGTTACCAGCAGCTCTCCGGCGACCGGGCCGAATCCGCCGACGACGACGCGTGCGTGAGGACCCTGGCGACCGTCTTCTTTCGCACCGTCTACCACCGGGCCGCGGCATGACCAGACCTTCTGCCGGAAGCGGCGCGGCGGGCGTCATCCGCGAGTTCGTCGGCCTCGACTCTCCCACCGCCCGCCGGGCGGGTGCGGGCGGGCACCCGTGCCAGGGCCTCTACCACCGCTGGACGGGTCGCAGGCCGCGGGTTGCCGTGATCGCGACGCACTACCAGATCGACTTCTCCGAGCATTATCTCGCCGACTACATGGCCACCCGCGGGATCGGGTTCCTCGGGTGGAACACCCGCTATCGCGGCTTCGAGAGCAGTTTCCTGCTCGACCACGCGCTGGTCGACATCGGCGTCGGGGTGCGCTGGCTGCGCGACGTTCAGGGCGTGGACCACGTTGTGCTGCTAGGCAATTCGGGAGGCGGGTCGTTGATGGCGGCCTATCAGGCGCAGGCTGTCGACCCGCATGTGACCCCCCTAACGGGGATGCGGCCTGCGGCCGGGTTGGATGATCTGCCGCCTGCCGACGGCTACATCGCCACGGCCGCGCATCCGGGCAGGCCCGACGTCCTCACCGCGTGGATGGACGGCGCCGTTGTCGATGAGAACGACGCTGTCGCAACCGATCCCGAACTCGACCTGTTCAGCGGTCAGAACGGTCCGCCGTTCTCGCTGGAGTTCGTACAGCGTTACCGTGCCGCACAAGTCGCTCGCAACGACGCGATCACCGACTGGGCCGAAGCCGAACTCGTGCGCGTGCGCGCCGCCGGCTTCTCCGACCGCCCCTTCACGGTGCTGCGCACATGGGCCGATCCACGCATGGTGGACCCCACCATCGAGCCGACGAAGCGCCCGGCGAACATGTGCTACGCCGGAATCCCGTTGAAGGCCAACCGATCCGCGCGCGGTATCGCCGCGGCCACCACGGTGCGTAATTGGCTGGGCATGTGGAGCCTGCGGCACGCCCAGACCCGCGCCGAACCGCACCTGGCGCGGATCACCTGCCCCGCCCTGGTGATCAACGCCGACCAGGACACCGGTGTCTACCCGTCGGACGCAAGGCGCATCTTCGACGCGCTGGCCGGCGACGACAAATCGCGTACGGCCGTCGACACCGACCACTACTTCAACACCCCGGGCGCACGGACCGAACAGGCTGACATCATCACCAAGTGGATCGCGAAACGGTGGCGTTGACCGGCGACTCTTCGCGCGAGCGCTCATCGTTGCGAGTCCTCGCCCACTTCGTCCCCGGTGACAAGGTGACTTCGTTTCTCGCGCCGGAGGCGGACTGGCTCGACGTGCGCTACTGCCCTACCGACGACGATGACGCCTTCTACCGCGAACTGGCCGAGGCGGAGGTGATCTGGCATGTGCTGCGGCCTCTTTCGGCCGACGATCTCGCCCGTGCGCCGCGTTGCCGCCTGGTCCACAAGATGGGCGCGGGTGTGAACACCATCGACGTCGGTGCCGCGACCGATCTCGGTATCGCCGTCGCCAACATGCCCGGCGCCAACGCGCCCTCGGTCGCCGAGGGCACCGTGCTGCTGATGCTGGCCGCACTGCGCCGACTGCCCGAACTGGACCGTGCCACCCGCGAGGGCAGGGGGTGGCCCTCGGACCCGAGCCTCGGCGAGACGGTGCGCGACATCGGCGGCTGCACGGTGGGACTGGTCGGCTACGGCAACATCGCCAAGACCGTCGAAACCATGGTCTCGGCGATGGGGGCACGGGTGCTGCACACCAGCACCGGCGACGACGGCCATCCGCACTGGCGGCCACTGGAAAGCCTGCTGGCCGAGAGCGACATCGTCTCGCTGCATGTGCCGCTGACCGAAGACACTGCGGGCCTGCTCGGCCACGCCGCGTTCGCGCGCATGAAGCCCGACGCGGTGCTGGTCAACACCAGTCGGGGTCCGATCGTCGACGAGTCGGCCCTGTTCGACGCGCTGCGCAGCGGCCGCCTCGCCGCCGCGGGTCTCGACGTGTTCACCACCGAACCGGTGGCGGACGACAATCCGCTGCTCGCGCTCGACAACGTGGTGCTCACCCCGCACGTGACCTGGTACACCGCCGACACGATGCGGCGCTACCTGCAACACGCGGTGGACAACTGCCGGCGACTGCGGGACGGCCGTGCCTTGGCCAACGTCGTGAACGGTATCGTGGGTCCCAACCGACCGGTTAATAGGGACGATCCGTCACAGTGAGGTGCAGGCATGCCCATCGCCATCAACCCTGAGCACAACGACCTCGCCGACTCGGTACGGTCCTTCGTCGCGCGCGTCGCGCCGTCCGAGGTGCTGCACGAGGCGCTGGAGACCCCGATCCCCAACCCGCCGCCGTTCTGGAAGGCCGCCGCCGAGCAGGGCCTGCAAGGCGTGCATCTCGCCGAATCGGTTGGGGGGCAGGGGTTCGGCATCCTCGAACTGGCGATCGTGGCGGCCGAGTTCGGCTACGGTGCGGTCCCCGGTCCGTTCGTCCCCTCGGCGATCGCCAGCGCGCTCATCGCAGCCCACGATCCCGATGCCAAGGTACTGAGCGATCTGGCCAGCGGCGACACCATCGCCACGTACGCCATCGACTCCTCCCTCACCGCCACCCGGCACGGTGAAGGCGACGACGCCGCGCTGGTCATCCGCGGCGAGGTGCGCGCCGTGCCCGTCGCCGAGCAGGCATCGCTGCTGGTGCTGCCCGTCGCCATCGAGAGCGGCGAGGAATGGGTGGTGCTCGACGCCGACCAACTGGAGATCGAACCCGTCAAGAGCCTCGACCCGCTACGGCCGGTGGCCCACGTGCGCGCCAACGCCGTCGAGGTCACCGACGACCGCGTGCTGCGCGACCTCAGTCGCCCCCTGGCCCGAGCGCTGATCACGACGCTGTTGTCGGCGGAGTGCATCGGCGTCGCCCGCTGGGCCACCGACACCGCGTCGGCCTACGCCAAGATCCGCGAACAGTTCGGCAGACCGATCGGCCAGTTCCAGGCCATCAAGCACAAGTGCGCGTCGATGATCGCCGACACGGAGCGCGCGACCGCCGCGGTGTGGGACGCGGTCCGCGCGATCGACGAGTATCGCGAGAGTGGCTCGGACGAAAGCGCTTTCGAGTTCGCCGCCGCCGTGGCCGCGACATTGGCCCCGGAAGCCGCCCAGCACTGCGCGCAGGACTGCATCCAGGTGCACGGTGGTATCGGGTTCACCTGGGAGCACGACACCAACGTCTACTACCGGCGGGCGCTGGTGCTCGCCGCCGGCTTCGGCAGGCATGCCGACTACCCGCAGCAGGTCGTCGACGTCGCCACCAGCACCGGCATGCGCAAGCTCAACATCGACCTGGACCCCGACACGGAGAAGCTGCGCGACGAGATCCGCGCCGAAGTCTCAGCGCTGAAGGACATTCCGCGCGAGGAGCGCAACGCCGCCATCGCCGAGGGTGGATGGGTGCAGCCGCACCTGCCTGCGCCGTGGGGCCGCGCGGCGGGGCCCGTCGAGCAGATCATCATCGCCCAGGAGTTCGAGTCCGGCCGCGTCAAGCGCCCGCAGATGGGGATCGCGGCCTGGATCATCCCCTCGATCGTCGCGTTCGGCACCGAGGACCAACAGCAGCGCTTCCTGCCGCCGACGTTCCGCGGCGAGATGATCTGGTGCCAGCTGTTCTCCGAGCCCGGTGCCGGTTCGGATCTTGCCAGCCTGACCACCAAGGCCACCAAGGTCGACGGCGGTTGGCGCATCACCGGCCAGAAGATCTGGACCACCGGGGCGCAGTTCTCCGAGTGGGGCGCGCTGCTGGCCCGGACCGACCCGAGCGCACCCAAACACAACGGCATCACCTACTTCCTGCTCGA from Mycobacterium sp. IDR2000157661 harbors:
- a CDS encoding oxygenase MpaB family protein; this translates as MTVSEPIDHVARPLNDPALDGGRRPPRRMASSNDAMLGIGLLSGAANVIMELARPGVGYGVKDSRVESGRADRHPIKRARTTFTYLAVALAGTEEQKATYRRAVNRSHAEVYSKPGDPVSYNAFDKDLQLWVAACLYKGFVDVYRIFVGEMDDATADRHYRDGMALGTTLQVPPEMWPADRKAFDEYWQQSLEKVHIDEAVREYLWPIAAGRIGDVKAPAWLQKWTDAINLFITTGFLPPRFREEMGLPWDEDRQRRFNQVMAALGRVNNMLPRFIRQFPFNYLLHDIDWRVRTGRPLV
- a CDS encoding TetR/AcrR family transcriptional regulator is translated as MAQVRPYRGVDAAERRAERRRRLLDAGLDLLGAGDRDPAELTVRAICARAGLGVRYFYESFTEKDDFVAAVFDSVVAEIAATTQAAVASAPADEQARAGMANVVRAIAVDARVGRLLFSVELSNTVIVRKRAESTALFAALLLQHAGSLGAQDNALTKATAHFAVGGVGQTISAWLSGDLTLDDEQVIDLLAAKLDVLATPPTPGG
- a CDS encoding VOC family protein, with protein sequence MIRPDNPNPEFELGGINHVALVCSDMAKTVDFYSNILGMPLIKSLDLPGGMGQHFFFDAGNGDCVAFFWFADAPDRVPGVSSPEAIPGIGDIVSAVSTMNHLAFHVPAEKFDEYRQRLKGKGVRVGPVLNHDESPAQVSPSVHPGVYVRSFYFHDPDGITLEFACWTKEFTEADTQTAPKTAADRRPRVTA
- a CDS encoding TetR/AcrR family transcriptional regulator; this encodes MTLSPRAPLPTVRGRQTQAAIDAAARAVIARKGILATTISDIAAEAGRSTASFYNYYDSKEAMVREWAVRFRDEARERARAAAEPGLSDWERSYQAAAAHWHTYRNRLAEIISVSQLAMVNDDFADYWNDICALPISMITRTVEQAQRQGFCDGDDPHLIAVALVAMLNQFCYQQLSGDRAESADDDACVRTLATVFFRTVYHRAAA
- a CDS encoding alpha/beta hydrolase: MTRPSAGSGAAGVIREFVGLDSPTARRAGAGGHPCQGLYHRWTGRRPRVAVIATHYQIDFSEHYLADYMATRGIGFLGWNTRYRGFESSFLLDHALVDIGVGVRWLRDVQGVDHVVLLGNSGGGSLMAAYQAQAVDPHVTPLTGMRPAAGLDDLPPADGYIATAAHPGRPDVLTAWMDGAVVDENDAVATDPELDLFSGQNGPPFSLEFVQRYRAAQVARNDAITDWAEAELVRVRAAGFSDRPFTVLRTWADPRMVDPTIEPTKRPANMCYAGIPLKANRSARGIAAATTVRNWLGMWSLRHAQTRAEPHLARITCPALVINADQDTGVYPSDARRIFDALAGDDKSRTAVDTDHYFNTPGARTEQADIITKWIAKRWR
- a CDS encoding 2-hydroxyacid dehydrogenase, which translates into the protein MDRETVALTGDSSRERSSLRVLAHFVPGDKVTSFLAPEADWLDVRYCPTDDDDAFYRELAEAEVIWHVLRPLSADDLARAPRCRLVHKMGAGVNTIDVGAATDLGIAVANMPGANAPSVAEGTVLLMLAALRRLPELDRATREGRGWPSDPSLGETVRDIGGCTVGLVGYGNIAKTVETMVSAMGARVLHTSTGDDGHPHWRPLESLLAESDIVSLHVPLTEDTAGLLGHAAFARMKPDAVLVNTSRGPIVDESALFDALRSGRLAAAGLDVFTTEPVADDNPLLALDNVVLTPHVTWYTADTMRRYLQHAVDNCRRLRDGRALANVVNGIVGPNRPVNRDDPSQ
- a CDS encoding acyl-CoA dehydrogenase produces the protein MPIAINPEHNDLADSVRSFVARVAPSEVLHEALETPIPNPPPFWKAAAEQGLQGVHLAESVGGQGFGILELAIVAAEFGYGAVPGPFVPSAIASALIAAHDPDAKVLSDLASGDTIATYAIDSSLTATRHGEGDDAALVIRGEVRAVPVAEQASLLVLPVAIESGEEWVVLDADQLEIEPVKSLDPLRPVAHVRANAVEVTDDRVLRDLSRPLARALITTLLSAECIGVARWATDTASAYAKIREQFGRPIGQFQAIKHKCASMIADTERATAAVWDAVRAIDEYRESGSDESAFEFAAAVAATLAPEAAQHCAQDCIQVHGGIGFTWEHDTNVYYRRALVLAAGFGRHADYPQQVVDVATSTGMRKLNIDLDPDTEKLRDEIRAEVSALKDIPREERNAAIAEGGWVQPHLPAPWGRAAGPVEQIIIAQEFESGRVKRPQMGIAAWIIPSIVAFGTEDQQQRFLPPTFRGEMIWCQLFSEPGAGSDLASLTTKATKVDGGWRITGQKIWTTGAQFSEWGALLARTDPSAPKHNGITYFLLDMKSDGVEVKPLRELTGNAMFNTVFIDDVFVPDDLVLGEVNRGWEVSRNTLTNERVSIGSSEPPFLANLNGFVDFIRDGQFDQIEQNHAGRLIAEGHAAKVLNMRSTLLTLAGGDPMPAAAISKLLSMKTGQGYAEFAVSSFGTDGPIADPKELPGMWSEFLLGSRATTIYGGTTEVQLNIIAERLLGLPRDP